Proteins encoded together in one Planctomycetaceae bacterium window:
- a CDS encoding CRTAC1 family protein, with protein sequence MENEESGGASNELSDLLEVGTPRDEPSVQAAVIPEFRDTASEVGIGFQRFNDTIPERYFLPEVMGGGVAWFDFDGDLDMDLYATDGCTLWETLPAQTDHVNRMFRSDGSGSFTEIAAESGSADNRFGQGCAVGDFNADGFPDLYLANYGRNTLLANNGDGTFRDITQQSETGCEAWSTSVVWFDANADDLPDLYVVNYVNLTPSNHQVCTYGGIPGYCGPGQWDGVADVLYLNQGDGRFTPSPGREMPDSKFAKGLAVAVCDFNSDRRPEVYVANDMMPNFLLTSDGPAADGDPNFHNVADAAGCAVSSDGRNEASMGVACADFDNDGQVDIFLTHYFHHKNTLYRNLGSLLFEDASYRSRIAATSFDSLGFGTAAFDADLDGDEDLFIANGHVLGPLHQPNEMKPQLLQNDGHGRFDDISDRVGGYFHELCIGRGVGSGDYDDDGRVDLAINHLDRTLAVLHNETAGHRNFIGIDLMPKNRVYPVGAQVTITAGSLRRLVPIVAGGSYLSSGDPRIVVGLGDYDGPVDIDIMWPGGETTGYTGLQRNRYWRLREARSQPVSDQSVIRGAAK encoded by the coding sequence TTGGAGAATGAAGAATCCGGCGGCGCTTCGAACGAACTCAGCGATCTGCTGGAAGTCGGAACGCCACGCGACGAGCCTTCCGTTCAGGCAGCCGTGATTCCGGAATTCCGCGACACCGCGTCAGAAGTTGGCATCGGCTTTCAGCGGTTCAATGACACCATCCCGGAGCGCTACTTTCTGCCGGAAGTCATGGGCGGCGGAGTCGCCTGGTTCGACTTTGACGGTGATCTGGACATGGATCTGTATGCGACAGACGGATGTACGCTGTGGGAGACTCTTCCCGCGCAGACGGACCACGTCAACCGAATGTTCCGCAGCGATGGCAGCGGCTCATTCACGGAAATCGCCGCCGAATCAGGTTCCGCTGACAATCGTTTCGGCCAGGGATGCGCTGTTGGCGATTTCAACGCCGACGGGTTTCCGGACCTGTATCTGGCGAACTACGGCCGAAACACGTTGCTTGCGAACAACGGTGACGGCACATTTCGTGACATCACGCAGCAGTCAGAAACGGGCTGCGAAGCCTGGTCAACCAGCGTCGTCTGGTTCGATGCCAACGCCGACGACCTGCCGGACCTGTACGTTGTCAACTACGTGAATCTCACGCCATCGAATCACCAGGTCTGTACGTACGGCGGAATTCCGGGGTACTGCGGACCGGGACAATGGGACGGCGTCGCCGACGTACTCTATTTGAATCAGGGCGACGGTCGGTTCACTCCGTCACCCGGTCGCGAAATGCCCGACTCGAAGTTTGCGAAGGGACTTGCGGTTGCCGTCTGCGACTTCAATTCCGACCGGCGTCCGGAGGTTTATGTCGCCAACGACATGATGCCCAACTTTCTGCTGACGTCGGACGGTCCTGCGGCTGACGGCGACCCGAACTTTCACAACGTGGCCGATGCCGCCGGGTGCGCGGTCAGCAGCGACGGCCGCAACGAAGCCAGCATGGGCGTCGCCTGTGCGGATTTCGACAACGACGGACAGGTCGACATCTTTCTGACCCACTACTTTCATCACAAGAATACGCTGTATCGCAACCTGGGATCACTGCTGTTCGAAGATGCCAGCTACCGGTCGCGAATCGCGGCCACAAGTTTCGATTCACTCGGATTCGGTACGGCGGCCTTCGACGCGGATCTTGACGGCGACGAAGACCTGTTCATCGCCAACGGGCATGTCCTTGGACCGCTGCACCAGCCGAATGAAATGAAGCCGCAACTGCTGCAAAATGACGGCCACGGCCGGTTCGATGACATCTCCGACCGCGTCGGCGGTTATTTCCACGAACTCTGCATCGGCCGCGGAGTCGGCAGCGGCGACTATGATGATGACGGCCGAGTTGACCTGGCGATCAATCATCTGGATCGAACGCTGGCTGTTCTCCACAACGAAACAGCGGGCCATCGCAATTTCATCGGAATTGACCTGATGCCGAAGAATCGCGTCTATCCGGTCGGCGCTCAGGTGACCATCACGGCCGGGTCTTTGCGCCGTCTGGTGCCAATCGTCGCCGGAGGAAGTTATCTGTCGTCCGGCGATCCGCGAATCGTTGTGGGGCTCGGCGATTATGACGGGCCCGTTGACATTGATATCATGTGGCCCGGCGGTGAAACGACCGGCTATACCGGGCTCCAGAGGAATCGTTACTGGCGCCTGCGCGAAGCACGTTCGCAGCCGGTTTCCGATCAATCCGTCATTCGCGGCGCCGCGAAGTGA
- a CDS encoding tetratricopeptide repeat protein, producing MTYDVFNKCRQMSGASDQNQDRQTTPPASAEPRAGRSPRIWRRWWLIAAIVLVPAVFAAQWYTSREWGFDRAREAAGRRRWEEARQHLARYLELHPNSSQARLLMAEALVKEKGTRPTEAIPQAIEHLRRVDGSPQDIATAKLQIARLSFLVLKKPGQAERELQEALALDPRSFDANVLMWKLLDLTGRHELAGDYFWQAFEVADESQHPVLLRDWFLSEFYPETGNDNFYSIFGAQKIGKIPASVNLLVRLRESEPEAVVLHAALAAYYLENGVPTSSLELLKEAPDLSAAMHDAFFVSVLLEALVDLGEFEKAEDCFRKFPQPHEGYLYWRSEGLFQQTVADDAAAAIKSYEKCLQMAAGKFDWGLMMRLSECLRKVGRADEAQEIQTRVNYLTTQALTEERAQDLRERLRNLNDPGVAGDVGDLYREFGKSREASAWEELHQRLLRHQTGEERSVSGGPSPATSAKP from the coding sequence GTGACGTACGACGTTTTCAACAAATGCCGGCAGATGAGCGGGGCTTCGGATCAAAATCAGGATCGGCAGACGACACCGCCAGCGTCGGCGGAGCCCCGCGCGGGCCGAAGTCCGCGGATCTGGCGTCGATGGTGGTTGATTGCGGCGATCGTGCTGGTGCCCGCAGTCTTCGCCGCTCAATGGTACACGTCCCGTGAATGGGGCTTCGATCGAGCGCGCGAAGCGGCGGGTCGGCGGCGCTGGGAAGAAGCCAGGCAGCACCTGGCCCGATACCTGGAACTTCACCCGAACAGTTCTCAGGCTCGGTTGCTGATGGCGGAGGCTCTGGTTAAGGAAAAGGGTACACGTCCCACAGAAGCGATCCCTCAGGCGATTGAGCACCTGCGGCGGGTCGATGGCTCACCGCAGGACATCGCCACCGCAAAGCTGCAGATTGCCCGGCTGTCATTTCTGGTCCTGAAGAAGCCCGGACAGGCGGAGCGCGAACTTCAGGAAGCTCTGGCGCTGGATCCCCGTTCGTTCGACGCTAATGTCCTGATGTGGAAGCTGCTGGACCTGACGGGACGCCATGAACTGGCAGGCGATTACTTCTGGCAGGCTTTCGAAGTTGCCGACGAATCTCAGCATCCCGTGCTGCTTCGTGACTGGTTTCTTTCGGAGTTCTATCCGGAGACCGGCAACGACAACTTCTATTCGATTTTCGGCGCTCAGAAGATTGGTAAGATCCCCGCCTCCGTCAACCTGCTGGTGCGATTGCGGGAAAGCGAACCGGAAGCCGTCGTCCTGCACGCCGCTCTGGCGGCTTACTACCTGGAAAACGGCGTGCCCACATCGTCGCTGGAACTTTTGAAGGAGGCTCCTGACCTGTCGGCCGCGATGCACGATGCCTTCTTCGTTTCGGTGCTGCTGGAAGCACTTGTCGATCTGGGCGAATTTGAAAAAGCGGAAGACTGTTTCCGAAAGTTCCCGCAGCCGCATGAAGGCTATCTCTACTGGCGCAGCGAAGGCCTGTTTCAGCAGACCGTGGCCGACGATGCCGCGGCAGCCATCAAGTCCTACGAAAAATGCCTGCAAATGGCGGCCGGAAAGTTCGACTGGGGGCTGATGATGAGGCTCTCAGAATGCCTGAGAAAAGTGGGACGAGCGGACGAAGCCCAGGAAATTCAGACTCGAGTCAATTATCTTACGACACAGGCGCTGACCGAAGAACGTGCCCAGGACTTGCGGGAGAGACTCCGAAATCTGAACGATCCCGGCGTGGCTGGCGATGTCGGCGACCTGTACCGGGAATTCGGCAAGTCGCGTGAAGCTTCCGCGTGGGAAGAACTTCATCAGCGGCTGCTTCGACATCAAACCGGCGAAGAACGCTCCGTCAGCGGAGGTCCCTCGCCGGCGACAAGTGCGAAACCTTAG
- the glnA gene encoding type I glutamate--ammonia ligase, which translates to MTTTNLSPREVIALCRQKEVRALDLRFTDLRGYQRHFTIPADQLSEDSFENGFGFDGSSMRGWQAIHESDMLVIPDSQTAFVDPFMTSTMAILCNVKDPVTHQPYGRDPRNIARNAENFLLSTGIADKACFGPEAEFFVFDDVRFDQNQHEAYYHVDSVEGEWNRGRGGDGPGGHQIRYREGYLPMPPVDTLQQLRTEIMLALEDSGIRVEGQHHEVASGGQCEVDIRCDTLLKTADRLIRLKYLVRNVAAKHGKSATFMPKPLFSDNGSGLHMHVSLWKDDSALFAGPGYGGLSDTAMHAIGGILRHAPALLAFCCPTTNSYKRLLPGFEAPVNLSYSYRNRSAAIRIPVNSGDESRRRFEFRCPDSSCNPYLAMSAILMAMIDGIQNRMSPGKPLDKDLYDLAPEEQQNVPRTPESLEHALLALHQDHDFLLHGDVFTPDVIDTWISHKRSDEVEPLRQRPHPFEFAMYYDC; encoded by the coding sequence ATGACGACAACCAACCTGTCCCCGCGAGAAGTCATTGCCCTGTGTCGCCAGAAGGAAGTCCGTGCTCTGGATCTTCGGTTCACGGATCTGCGCGGATATCAGCGGCACTTCACGATTCCCGCCGATCAACTTTCGGAAGACAGCTTCGAGAACGGCTTCGGCTTCGATGGTTCGTCAATGCGAGGCTGGCAGGCGATTCACGAAAGCGACATGCTGGTCATCCCGGATTCACAGACGGCGTTCGTCGATCCGTTCATGACGTCGACGATGGCAATTCTGTGCAACGTGAAGGATCCCGTAACGCATCAGCCGTACGGGCGCGATCCGCGCAACATCGCCCGCAACGCGGAAAACTTCCTGTTGTCGACGGGGATTGCCGACAAAGCCTGCTTCGGCCCCGAAGCGGAATTCTTCGTGTTTGACGATGTTCGCTTCGACCAGAACCAGCACGAAGCGTACTACCACGTCGACAGCGTCGAAGGCGAATGGAATCGGGGTCGCGGCGGCGACGGTCCCGGAGGTCATCAGATTCGATATCGGGAAGGCTATCTTCCGATGCCGCCGGTTGACACGCTGCAGCAGTTGCGCACGGAGATCATGCTGGCGCTGGAAGACAGCGGCATCCGAGTCGAAGGGCAGCATCACGAAGTCGCCTCCGGCGGGCAGTGCGAGGTCGATATCCGCTGCGACACGCTGCTGAAGACGGCCGACCGGCTGATCCGGCTGAAGTATCTGGTACGCAATGTCGCCGCGAAGCACGGCAAGTCGGCGACGTTCATGCCCAAGCCGCTGTTCAGCGACAACGGTTCCGGACTGCACATGCATGTGTCGCTGTGGAAGGATGACTCGGCGCTGTTTGCCGGGCCGGGCTACGGAGGACTGAGCGACACCGCGATGCACGCCATCGGCGGGATTCTGCGACACGCTCCGGCGCTGCTGGCCTTCTGCTGTCCCACAACCAACAGCTATAAGCGTCTGCTGCCGGGATTCGAAGCACCCGTCAATCTGTCGTACAGCTATCGCAATCGTTCGGCGGCGATTCGAATTCCGGTGAACTCCGGCGACGAATCACGGCGGCGGTTTGAGTTTCGCTGTCCCGATTCTTCGTGCAATCCCTATCTGGCGATGTCAGCGATCCTGATGGCAATGATCGACGGAATTCAGAACCGGATGAGCCCCGGCAAGCCGCTCGACAAGGACCTGTACGATCTGGCTCCCGAAGAACAACAGAACGTTCCCCGCACTCCCGAATCGCTGGAACACGCGCTGCTGGCTCTGCATCAGGACCACGACTTTCTGCTGCACGGCGATGTGTTTACTCCTGACGTGATCGACACCTGGATTTCGCACAAGCGGTCCGACGAAGTGGAACCGCTCCGGCAGCGGCCGCATCCCTTCGAATTTGCCATGTACTACGACTGTTAG
- a CDS encoding 3-oxoacyl-[acyl-carrier-protein] synthase III C-terminal domain-containing protein: MKSQHLSGRADIGLSTIVDVFDRSELFEELNNQQVLRLSQLGGNDGFASTKNILRSTGIATRRLLAPGVSPADLAAAVCTRLEEQSGRRLRDFTSVLLCHSHTDPLACEHLAAELTKRFALPANLISPANHGCAGFLRMLRDAGLLLENSSPDSAVALVSVEVPETWHDAADRLFCGIVSAGATAAVAEHCGELRTCLPVSQVRTDDFHLPPERRANSLPLFHRDTTDVFSFRGQKCRRTVMRMNPEPVFLHGIELMLDNLRSALLSIERLPGQRIVAVPHQPSGKLLKALIAAAAREFPEVEFLNNLERYGNTISSSVPTILSRFDEVLATNGCLPLNDGDHVILLAAGICMAQPSDHMTAGHACLRWMPTRARIATRERPSGVAAK; encoded by the coding sequence GTGAAATCGCAGCACCTTTCCGGTCGTGCCGACATCGGCCTGTCCACGATTGTCGACGTGTTTGACCGGAGCGAACTGTTCGAGGAGCTGAACAATCAACAGGTGCTGCGGCTGTCGCAACTTGGCGGAAATGACGGTTTTGCGAGCACAAAGAACATTCTGCGCTCAACGGGAATCGCAACGCGGCGGCTGCTGGCTCCGGGAGTCTCCCCGGCCGATCTGGCGGCGGCGGTCTGTACCCGCCTGGAAGAACAAAGCGGCCGCCGGCTGAGGGATTTCACATCCGTCCTGCTGTGCCACTCCCACACGGATCCGCTGGCCTGCGAACATCTGGCCGCGGAACTGACAAAACGGTTCGCTCTGCCCGCCAATCTGATTTCGCCGGCCAATCACGGCTGTGCCGGTTTCTTGAGAATGCTGCGAGACGCCGGACTGCTGCTGGAAAATTCCAGTCCCGATTCCGCTGTAGCACTGGTGTCCGTGGAGGTTCCCGAAACCTGGCACGATGCCGCCGATCGATTGTTTTGCGGAATCGTTTCCGCCGGCGCAACCGCTGCCGTCGCTGAACACTGTGGCGAACTCAGAACATGCCTGCCGGTTTCTCAGGTTCGGACCGATGACTTTCACCTTCCGCCCGAACGCCGCGCGAATTCACTGCCGCTGTTCCACAGGGACACGACGGATGTGTTCAGCTTTCGAGGTCAAAAATGCCGCCGAACCGTGATGCGCATGAATCCGGAACCCGTGTTTCTGCACGGCATCGAACTGATGCTGGACAATCTGCGGTCAGCGCTGCTGTCCATTGAGCGACTGCCCGGTCAGCGCATCGTCGCCGTGCCGCATCAACCCAGCGGAAAACTGTTGAAAGCTTTGATCGCCGCAGCCGCCAGGGAGTTCCCGGAGGTCGAGTTTCTGAACAACCTGGAACGCTACGGCAACACGATTTCGTCTTCTGTGCCCACCATTCTGTCACGGTTCGATGAGGTGCTGGCGACCAACGGCTGCCTTCCGCTGAACGATGGAGATCATGTGATTCTGCTGGCCGCCGGAATCTGCATGGCTCAGCCGTCGGACCACATGACGGCCGGTCACGCCTGCCTGCGCTGGATGCCGACCCGCGCCCGAATCGCGACTCGGGAACGCCCGAGCGGTGTCGCCGCAAAATGA
- a CDS encoding formylmethanofuran dehydrogenase subunit A → MLRITGGRIYDPANGIDGQIKDLCVDNSGRFVESIDGGRTIDASGMIIFPGGVDVHTHVAGGAMNFARAMTPEDHRRTQAFIRTKTRRSGLGGMAPTTFATGYLYAGMGWTTVNEAAVPVLSARHTHEELNDIPIVDKASLTLMANNEIVLNLLEDGEYERAKNVVAWYLTAAKSYGIKAVNPGGVTSWKWGRDAKQLTDSIEGYSRLTPGNIITQLARICHDLGLPHPMHLHCNNLGAPGNISTTIDTLKHLEGHRAHVAHSQYHAYGGDGWDTMRSETAQLADYFNQHPHITTDAGAVLFGDTVTITADGPWQHLLYKLTGRKWGNLDVENETGCGIVPYTYRPSNLVNAVQWASGLELLLLIKDPWQVFLSTDHPNGGCFWRYPEIIQLLMCADFRRECVAKLPDRIKGRITLPEIDREYTLYEIATAMSAGPARALGLDRKGSLGIGCDADIVIYEEEADVVEMFGHPRYVFKGGELVIEDGDIRETPHGREFMVLPSFDPSTADFLRPLFEDCYTMSFDNYPVEMERIDHAEVRDCTPACDSHRM, encoded by the coding sequence ATGCTTCGAATCACCGGCGGAAGAATCTACGACCCGGCCAATGGAATTGATGGCCAGATCAAAGACCTGTGTGTCGACAACAGCGGTCGCTTCGTCGAATCGATCGACGGCGGACGAACGATCGACGCTTCCGGCATGATCATCTTTCCGGGCGGCGTCGATGTGCATACTCACGTGGCCGGCGGAGCCATGAATTTCGCCCGAGCGATGACGCCGGAAGATCACCGACGCACGCAGGCTTTTATTCGCACCAAAACGCGACGCTCCGGTTTGGGAGGAATGGCACCCACGACGTTCGCCACCGGGTATCTGTACGCAGGCATGGGCTGGACCACGGTCAACGAAGCCGCCGTGCCAGTGCTGTCCGCGCGGCATACTCACGAAGAACTGAACGACATCCCGATCGTCGACAAGGCGTCGCTGACGCTGATGGCCAACAACGAAATTGTGCTGAACCTGCTGGAAGACGGTGAATACGAGCGAGCAAAGAACGTCGTCGCGTGGTATCTGACGGCGGCGAAATCGTACGGCATCAAGGCTGTCAATCCGGGTGGCGTGACGTCATGGAAATGGGGCCGCGACGCAAAGCAACTGACTGACTCGATTGAAGGCTACAGCCGGCTGACTCCCGGCAACATCATCACGCAGCTTGCGCGGATCTGCCATGACCTGGGTCTGCCGCATCCGATGCACCTGCACTGCAACAACCTGGGGGCTCCCGGGAATATCTCAACAACGATCGACACGCTGAAACATCTGGAAGGTCATCGAGCTCACGTCGCCCATTCACAGTACCATGCCTACGGCGGCGACGGCTGGGATACCATGCGTTCCGAAACCGCTCAGCTTGCCGACTACTTCAATCAGCATCCTCACATCACTACGGACGCGGGAGCCGTTCTGTTCGGAGACACGGTCACCATCACCGCCGACGGCCCGTGGCAGCACCTGCTGTATAAGCTGACCGGCCGCAAGTGGGGAAATCTGGACGTCGAAAACGAAACCGGCTGCGGAATCGTGCCGTACACGTATCGACCGAGCAACCTGGTCAACGCCGTCCAGTGGGCCAGCGGGCTGGAACTGCTGCTGCTGATTAAAGACCCGTGGCAGGTCTTCTTGTCAACCGATCATCCCAACGGCGGCTGCTTCTGGCGCTATCCGGAAATCATTCAGCTGCTGATGTGTGCCGACTTCCGCCGGGAATGCGTCGCAAAACTTCCGGACCGCATCAAGGGCCGCATCACGCTGCCGGAGATCGATCGCGAATACACGCTGTACGAAATCGCGACCGCCATGTCGGCCGGTCCTGCCAGAGCACTCGGGCTTGATCGCAAAGGCAGCCTGGGCATCGGCTGCGACGCCGATATCGTGATCTATGAAGAAGAAGCCGACGTCGTGGAGATGTTTGGTCATCCCCGATACGTCTTCAAGGGCGGAGAACTGGTGATCGAAGACGGCGACATTCGCGAAACACCACACGGCCGCGAATTCATGGTGCTGCCATCCTTCGACCCGTCAACCGCTGACTTCCTCCGTCCACTGTTCGAAGACTGCTACACGATGTCGTTCGACAACTACCCGGTGGAAATGGAACGCATCGACCACGCGGAAGTTCGCGACTGTACACCGGCATGCGACAGCCACCGCATGTGA